From the Lytechinus variegatus isolate NC3 chromosome 5, Lvar_3.0, whole genome shotgun sequence genome, the window ttaatcctgccgggtacccattcacctcacctgggtcgagtgcagcacaatgtggataaatttcttgctgaaggaaattacgccatggctgggattcgaacccacgaccctctgtttcaaagtcagaagacttatccactgggccacaacgctccataatAGAAAATATCTTTATAAAAATGAGATAGgactaaatgataatttttttgcaGGATTCCTTCCAGGATTACTTTCATTTACTCTTCATAGACACCACTCTAAGGACAGTATAATTTTGAAAACAGCCTACCAAAAGTAAGTATAAATTGTCAAAGTTTTCCGAAATTGAATAATGTTCATTCTCATATGGCACTAAATCTACTAAAGAattcttttcatttcagttttgttttatatatttgtataagTCTGTAAGAAATGTGGAAtaaattctctttctttcagtgAAATGAATGCTTATTCGAATGatttgatttaaattcaaattcaatatatttttttcatttaccacTTTTAGGTATATTAACCACAATTTATGTTATATGAGTTCACATTCAGTATTTACCTTGATTTCATTCTCAAGATTCTTGTTCTTCTCTTCTATCCCCATTCTGAGTTCTTCTGATTCTTTAACCTTCTCAATGGCAGCCTGGTGAAAATGTGGAATTAATCGAAACTCTAGTCATTTTTTAGTATTTCAATTTACTTTCAATCTTGAAAAAACGCACATTTAAGAAAATGGTATGGCCAATTCCAAACTGTACTTTGAATCATAATAACATTCAAGATCAAATGTCTGTGgattataataatattcattttcatgttgaTATATTCTTTAATGATTCAACGAACTTCGAGTTCATTGGCACTTTcatttttggagaaaaaaaaattgtggtatATGAGGTTATGATCTGATTTAATTATTCGTTGAAGAAAACCTTAGAATATAATACTCACCAGTCGATCTCTTTCAGCCAGCTCTAACTTTTCTCGTTCTTTGTGGATCTGTACCTGTGCAAACTCCCTGCCGAGTACTTTGACAATCTCTTGGTCGATTAAAGTCGATGCTTTGAGGGCGACCTTACGTTTTGTATCGGAGTTCTGTCAggaatgacaaatcattttgAGATGAAATTTCAAATCAGTGATTATCGAGGTGGCGATGAGGCGACAGTGGTGACTGTGATGATAAAGAGTTATATTTAATTTAACGGTGATGAGGAGTAGGttctggtggtggtggtggtggtgctgatgatgataatatttcgGGGGGATTAGAATTAGTCTATTAGAATGGTGATAATatgataacgataatgataaagataatgctgctgctgctggtgatgatgatgatgatgataatgatgatgatgatgatgatgataataatgatgataatgatgatgatgacgatgatgatgatgataatgattataatgataataattatgataatgctgctgctgatgatgatgataatgatgacaacgataatgttgatgatgatgttgatgatgacgatgatgataatgataatgatggtgatgataataatgatgctaAAATGGTGATAATGCTGATGATTctgctgttgatgatgataatgatggtgatgataataatgatgatgataatgatggtgatgataatagtgataaaattatgataatgctgatgatgctggtgttgatgatgataatgatgatgatgataatgatgttgatgatgatgataaagatgataatgatatcgATGATGATGGCGGCAGATAAATATAAAGTTTTACATAGTAATTTGTCCCAAATAAAGGtgatacaaatataaataagtTTATTCTATtgtggaattaaaaaaaatgtataattaggTTTTCGAAGATCTGGCAATCCTTATGGCCGTTTGAAATATGTTCTCGATAAAATCTGCAGCTATGACAGAACATTATTCACCAAGCTTCACCTTCATGCAACATTTGACAAATATCAGAAAATACCCCATATTATGTAGATATAGAAAAATGATAGACCGTGATGATCATGACAGGTACCAGATTTTGTTTCTGATTCTCTAGTTGTTCCAGCAGATTGTTCCGTTCCTTCTTCCATTTCAGAGTTTCTCTCTCAAATTCTACTTTATCTTCGGCTGCGGCAGCAACTTTCTGTTCCAATTCCTGTAACATAATGTATAATGGAATGACCATTTATTGGGAGCAATTACAAATTTATTGGAAgttgtggacacatacacacatacacaaaatAATATCCCACAATTTAGAAAaggcaaaaacaaaaataattctaGAATGATTTGTGAGAGGCATTACCCGACACTGCTTCACGCTTCTCTTAAGTATACAAAAAATTAAATACGCACAAAAATTAAGACTGATCGGGATAACATTATTGTTcatatatttaaataaacatttcataatgtaaattgaaaaaaaaaataacaaaagaatagGACCGAAAATATTCTTTTCTAAATGACTTCCATTGAAACAATCTGAATTTCTTTCAATCAGACTCTCTctattagagaaaaaaaatcatttcatatttcatgaaacataattgtCAAATGATTTATTATGACATATACATACCTTGCATTGATTTTGCACAGACTCGAGTGAGGTGGAAATGATGACTTTTTCGTCCTTTGTAGAAAGTTCTTGCTTTTCAACTTCTTCCTCTAAACAATTCAGTTTGTCTTCCAAGTTCTGTTATAATCAGTGACAGGTTAAAGGTTATTCACATCACATTTCCGATTCAAAATCATGGAAGATTGTTCTCATTCCTAATTCCAATGTTTTCAGATAtaaggggagcgtttcatgaaaggatattatctgacaagtcctgttttatccgacaattaccatagtaacagcacctctcagccaatcagaatcagggaaagttgtcagatctgacatcttgtcggacaaaaatgttgatgaaacactcccaagGTTGTTTAGAGTTGTCACCTACTTATTCAATGTTTTGATGCATTGATTTTCGTCACTAAGATCGAATGATGATTTACGTGTTTATTTAAAAGTGGATATTATTTACATATGAACTCAAGTCAGAATCCTCTTAattctacacagcaaaaactgtggtgttaaccgatgCACATAAAGGACCACATcaattattttacactggtatttgttttacacctataggtgttattacaacaccttttgttgttacatcgacactttttggtgttatgtttaatttctaggtgtaattttaacacctcaaggtgtggtcctctatattaacaccaattggtgtcagttttaatactgcagtttttacagtgtatatatttattgtaattGTTAAATATTAGAGGTTTCATCTATCTATCGAAGCaaactacactgcaaaaaatctggtgttgatttaacaccagctcggaatctatatatgtccccACCAAAGCAGTGTtaaacaccagtttcgttttggtctaacgcCAGATAGGTGTCTATACAACAccatttagtattaaaacagcatcggtttgactccaaactggtgttgtttcaatacttctctggtgtggacagatatagattccggtctggtgttaaatcaacaccggagtttttgtgACTTGGTTACTTACACGTCTTTCCTCGTACTCTTGTCCAATCTGAGATGATAGCTTGTAATTATCTTCAGCCAGGCTGTCTGCTAGAGCTTGAAACTCAAGCTTCTCACCTAGCAACAGTTCGCATTCTTGCTCCAGCTCCTATATAGGGCAAACCCATAACAAAATAGGTGAATGTAAGACAAAATGAcggagagacagagaaagagcgAGGACGGGAAAGACAGACAGAGATTAAAACACCGAGAAAAAGAATTAGTTTTAGAAATCATAATTGTACTTTTAGTATATTTAGAAGCAAAAGGAGTtttatgcattatttttttatttctatgatTGAAAAATCATTCCCACCAAAGGGGGGGAATGGAAATTACAAAAATtagcaataatgatgataaatgcTTCTGTcactttcatttctatttttttcttcaagttttTACCTGGTATTTATTGTTTGCCTCCTGAAGTTTGACTGATAGACCGTCTCCATTCTCTGTCTGATTGCTAGATTGTTTCTTGATGGTTTTCTTTCTCTCGAATGTTTGATCAAGCACCTACAGGATGTGAATATTAATGCGTGTTCTTTAATCTGACACAATCATGACATTgaatatgaatgaaattaatgttcattaaaaaaaggattATAAATAACCAAGTTTACAATTCATGTGCATGTACCTGTTCTGATCATTTGTGAAAATGCTAATAATTctccatgttttattttttttttagattgccATTTTAAAACTAACCATCCCAGACAACATGATGTAGTAAATAGAAAAGCTCGTACCTGGCAATGTTGGGGGCTCTTCCTGAGTTTGAATTTCGGTCCGTGTTTTTCTATTTCGAGACTACTAGAGGGAGATTGGTACGATTTGCTCTGGACTGATTTGATCACTTTGTCCCATTCTAGATCCTGGTTCTCCTCGGTGAAGCAAGGCTTTGGTTTCTGGACCGGTATCTCTTGGTCCCATTCTAGTTCTTGGTTGTCATCCTCTGTGAAGTCCTGAATCGGTTCCTGGTCTAGATCTATCTCTTGGTCCCATTCTAGGTCTTGACCCTCATCTGACAAACTATGCTCTCGACCctaaaatataaatcaattcaTTTCCAGGTATGTATACTTCAGGGATCATAGTTGACATTCAAAAAAGAAATTGCTGATCGTAAATTCATTCTTCATAAAAGCACGAAATTTGTCCTTTGATTCGCGTTACCTCAGTCGACTTTTGAATTAGGAAAGTTAGTGATAAAAACTAATCATCCTATTAAAGCAAATAATGATTGCAGATTATGTTCgattaaaaaacaatgtttgCGGAACAGTTGATATGTAatatttagttttatttttctaacaATATTGCATCTTATTCTTTTACCTGATGATAGTTTTCGTTGATCTGAGCTGATAGACTGTCTCTTTCCTTCTCCAAACTAACGTTAAGAACTTGAAGTTGTTTCTTCTCTGCGTATACAGCCGCAAATCCTTCTTCCAAATCCtataaaaaatcaattacataaAACTTCAACCACATAGAATATCAAATACAGTAACTTACAAGTGTACTTATGGACAATCGAGAATATCAGTAGTATTTTGATATcgaatattatcattattatgtcaAATGTAAGTTGTGTTAATGTTCTGAATATACTgtgattatatttttgttttaaactgCCCATGACCATCTTCATGTATATAGATTTAGAATGAATTCGTATACTATACAGGATTCCGTAATTTCAAATACTATCATAGCAAAATAACACTTCAGTATTTCAATACCTGATATTGTTTGCGAGCCTCACTGAGCTGGGTAGATAGATCACTTTTCTCTTCTTCCAGGCAATCAGCGTTGGATTGGAGctcaattttctcttcattcataGTGAACAACTGATCAGTTAGTTCCTAtcattaaaattaaattatagtgggatcagtgagagaaaaGAGGTGAAAAATTACGGATGGAACAAATCATTTTTGTGCaacatttaaaaacaatacGGGGGAAAAGGCCAAGAAAATAGAAACAATCCTGAAATTGatataatatatgtataatatatttttaaaaaaagaaagaacggagggagggaggaaggaaggaaggaaggaaggaaggaaggaaggaaggaaggaaggaaagaaagaaataaggaaggaaggaaggaagaaagaaagaaaaagaacgaaagaaaaagaacgaaagaaagaaagaaagaaaaagaacgaaagaaagaaagaaaaagaaagaataatccaaacaaagaaagaacaatTCAAACTCCCAATCCTTTTGAACCAACATTATGATCAAACTACAATTAGGTTTGTACTAACCTTATTTTCCTTTTGGATGTCTTCGAGTTGGGAAGAAAGTTTGCCCTTTTCTTCGGTAATCATCTCCAAACGATTTTCAAAATCCTGGCGCTGTTGATATGCCCTGGTAAATTTTTCCTCTGCTTTCTATTAAAAAGGCGAAAAATATTGTCATATATTAAAGTAAGAAATACAAGTGAAAAGAAATCACCAAATGGTGTCAAAGGAAAGGCAAAATGATTATTCGATTGGTTGGTTGAAGGAATGATTAAtaccttttttatatcatttgatAAAGTCAAatcttgataataaaaaatatagatttaTCTGTAAAATGCTTGGAAAGATCGCAATGAAGGGTCGTTCCCATGTCTGAAAGATTAAAGTAATAAAGTATTAAAGTAatgattatcaatatcattatgattCTGGATCACATTTAAATCATTCAAGTTACCTTGCAATCTTCATGACTCTGTTCGAGTTCTCTGGAGATTTTAGCCATTTTGGTTTTCAAGTCAGCGATCTTTTCTTGAAGCTTCTCAATGTCTTGAGTCAAGGCTGTTATCTTTCCATTATCCTGTAACGTTTcaaggtttttattttcattttctttgttccTGGTAGATCATTCAAAATCATTTAGCAACGACTTGCAAAATGTTGTATTCCTTAATTTGATAAATGTAAGTTCATCATAATTACCATGtataaattatataataatttgtaaCTTTCATACCAaaatatttaaagataaatgaatttcAGTTTTGTTACCAGTTATAagattgtaataataatattaaatgaTAAGGAAATTGTGAGGCAAAAGCCTCAATGATGTCTATTAAATATGAGAAAAGTCAATTTCGAGTGCATTTGATAATGATTCAACTGtttacacaattatttcaaatgattACAAGCTGATGACCATCGCTCAAATTCAAATGCCCTTTTTCCTAAAAACGAACAaatttaaatatgatttttaccTCTTGGGTTACGATCTGGTTGGTGATCTTCTTCTGGCGGGAGGCATCCTTTGCCATCGGTCGGTGTTTCTCCATTTTGTCCTGAAATTAGGATTGAAAATATCAGAATTTCTCtatcaaatatcaaatcatcATGTATTGATATATGATTCTTCATTTTACATTTACAAATCGACCTTTGTTTCTCCATTGATTTTTAGAGATTGCTGATAATAATACATCGAGGTTTCTAACAAAAAGATTCAATGCAGTTTGTAATATCAATGAAAGACCCTATTGACTTTTTTTTCGTCTTACCTTGAATTTTGACTTGAGATGTTTAAGCTCTGATTTGAGATGAGAAACCTTACTATCATGGCAAAGTTTTTCTTCAAGAAGAACTGATTTCTCCCGCAACGAGGACTGTGCAAAAACAgtaaaaacaatgatttcatggTAGTTTCAGTGTTTATCCCCATAAAACTAGTCTTTTTATtacatataatttattttttctcttaatcaattcattaaaatttttcctttgtttttatcCATCCTCTCATTTAAATTGCACCTTCTTcgttcttattattttttctgtattttcttttcatgctcttCTAATTCTTGTATAATTCATTCGGCTTTATATTCAATTCTTTTCTTCTTATACAGAGTTTAAAAACATAGATTGCCTACTTGTAATCGTTCCGTAGTACGCCTGAGAAGGAGATCGGTTGTTTCATACTGATCAGCACATTTCTGAACCAAAGAGATTGATTCATGGCGTTGATTGATCAAACCCTGTATGACGAGATAAACAGAATAATTACTTGATTTAAAGGTGTTTGGAAACAAGTTTTcatcacaaagaaaaaaagcattaagaaataatataatgtacatgtcACTTCTTTCCGCTCGATTATGCACTGAAATTTATTGTTATTCTCAATTCAGTACATTGTCAAATTATTTATATACTTGCATGAAAGCAGCTCAAAAGAAATGTCCTACCATCTTCTTAATCCATTTATActgaaatacaaacaaattcACATCTTCTCTCCCCACTATTTTATCAGAAGAATAAATTGAAAAGTCTATATACCTTGTAGAGtttttctacattttctttctctttcttgatCCGGTTGATATCTGTTTTATGCTGTGAGATCAGGTCGTCTTTCTCTTGCTTCAAGCGCTAAAAAGGAAGACAGATAAAATCACAATAAATATAATGTCGTCATTTAGAGCTCGATACAAGAAATAACATCATGATTAACTGACTTAAGCGTTCGATTCGATACCTTTGAGAAACCATCAGTAAAAACACAATCCTACGCATGTAAtagagaaaagaaatatataaaaaacgatataattatgatatttgaTAGGTTGTTTAATTAAAAACGGAATAAAAAGAGCTTTATATGGGATATAATATgagtaattatatttttaagagtAGAGGTAAGGATGTATACCTTAAGTTGTTGACCGAGTTCTGATTTTTGTCTGAGCAACTCGACGAGTTTTCCTTCCACCAACACGTTGTTGCTGTTGCTGGTTTTATCACTTCCATGACGATTCTAAAACGCCAAATTAAAACGTTAAGTGAGAAGTAATTAGTATTTCGATAtagcttaataaaaaaaacaataatggtACGGAGATCGATTATTTTTctcacaataaatattttttttagaaaaatcaatgaaactgGCAATAAAGGATCCTTTTCCCTTATCCCTTCTTTTCTTAACATGATGCTTTTCATAATTCTATATTTCCATTGTATACTCAACTAAACCACTCAAACAATAACACTAGTAAGAAGAAAA encodes:
- the LOC121414876 gene encoding uncharacterized protein LOC121414876, with amino-acid sequence MLQELEQKVAAAAEDKVEFERETLKWKKERNNLLEQLENQKQNLNSDTKRKVALKASTLIDQEIVKVLGREFAQVQIHKEREKLELAERDRLAAIEKVKESEELRMGIEEKNKNLENEIKLVKNEIETAYSKVESFKSDITDLNIQNRSLHDQLELQKKSYQRVLNRV